The genomic interval AAATCCCCTGCAATTGCTGAATGTCTAAGTAAACAGGAGTTTTGTTGCAAATACCTATTCCGCCCCAGAATTTATTCTAAGTCTCATAGCGCAAATCATCTCAAAATGACTCACATTCCAATTTTTTTGCTCAGTAATTTAACATCTGAAGTTCTATCTTCGAGTTCTGAAACAGAAGTTTGAGGTTGTGAAGTTTGAATTTCAAGTTTATAAGCATAACATTGCTTTTCTGAAGACGAAATATGGGTAATAGATAGAAATTGACCGTACAATAAATCGTTAGACAAATATACTTTTACAATTCATTTTTTAATTACTCTAGTGGTTTTGATAAGGAAAATTATTTCAGCGTTTATTGCGACTGGTCTTGTTACCGGAACCGTTTATCTTGGAATTCAATCTGGAAAAGATAATCGTTTTGTAGTTTGGTTTGGCATTGCGTCTGCTACTGCTGCTCCCGTTGGTCTAGCCTTATTTGGCTATGCAATTAGCCGATCTGATGACGAAATCCTACAGCGACTTTCCAAAGTTCCAGAGATTGAAAGGCTAATTGAGCAAGCTAAAACTCAGGAGGAAAAGATTCAAGTTCTCGAAGCAGAACGTTCGCGGCTTGCGGAAATTGTAAAAATTGAATCTCGACGACAAGCAGCCTTGGATAGAATAGATAGCTTAGAGCGTGATGCTGTTAGAATTTTAGCTGAACTCGAAAATCTAGATAGAGAAATAATCTTAATAGATGAGCAGGTAGGCGAAAGTGCTATAAGTGAAGAAATTCGACGCTTAAGAGAGCGTGTAAAAGCTCGTGAAGATGGAGATGTTATCCTCCGACTGGGTTCTAGAATTTATCGTCTTGATCGAGATATCATCAAAGCATTACCTTTTGGGCTGGGGAACCCATTAATTGCATACTTCCGAATCGCAGAAAAGCTGGAAAAGACATTTATACCTAAAATACGTCGATAAGCAGGTTTGTATTACTTTATAAATTAGTTAACTTCCAAATCTCAATCAAAACCCAATAGCGATCGCCTGTGTCTGCTGAAAAGTTACATTGGCGATATGATGAAATTAGCTTCTGATGAGAAATCTTTATGGTAGCAGCATCCAAGCAAGAACCAAAAATCATTCGCACAGAACGTGGATTGACGATCGCCGGTACACGCATCACACTTTACGACGTGATGGATTATCTAAAAGCTCAGTATCCACCAAAACTGATTCGTGAGAAGCTTGGTCTCAATGATGAGCAGATTAATTCAGCGTTAGCATACATTGAAACTCATCAGACAGAAGTTGAGGCAGAATACCAAGAATGTCTGCAAACAGCAGTGGAAATTCGGCAATATTGGGAAGAGCGAAATCGAGAACACTTTGCAAAAATCTCTGCAATGCCTCCTAAATCAGATCAAGAAGCCCTACGTGCAAAACTACAAGCCTGGAAAGCTCGCATTGAAAAAGAAATAACAACGATACCACAAGCCTTGTAGCAATTTCTTATGACTTTTATTGATGATGATTTTACGAGAGAAGTTAATTCACAATCTTGCACCTAACGACTAAAGTTGTACATCAGATGCAAAATATGTGTATAGTTAGGTTCTATCGTACCAGCGCACCCCACAGTCTGGAGTACTGATAGCGATACCAAGCAGCAAGCGATCGCTTTTTCATAACGCCTCGTTCCTTACTACAGCGCAATCAGGGTAATAGTTTGTGGCGAAAAAGTTTGAGTTACTGCCTGATTAGGAAAGGGATCTGCCAAATACAACGCTTAATCTTGTATTTAAACTCCGGTTAGCCGACTGATTTATGGTAGTATTTATGCTAACTTTTGCAAAGTCATGCTTATAGCAAAGCAATTCTTCAGATAAATCCTTTTAAAACAGCTATAGCAAGATCGCACACAACGTTCTTAAGCATCTCAACAAAAAGTAGAGCAGACATTATGACCAAATATGTAAATCTGGGCAAAACTGGACTAAAAGTATCGCGGATTACTTTAGGTACGATGACTTATGGCTCTCGGAAATTGCGCGAATGGGTGTTAGAAGAAGAAGAAAGTCGTCCATTCATCAAACTGGCTTTGGATTTGGGAATCAACTTCTTTGACACCGCAGACGTTTATTCATTGGGTGCTAGTGAAGAAATTGTCGGGCGAGCATTGAAAGACTTTGCTCAACGAGATCAGGTTGTGATTGCGACTAAAGTACATGGTAAAGTCGGTGATGGGCCAAATGACCGAGGATTATCTCGCAAACATATTTTTGATAGCATTGATGCTTCTTTGCGGCGCTTACAGACAGATTATGTAGACTTATACCAGATTCACCGTTGGGATTATGAAACACCAATTGAAGAGACCCTAGAAGCACTACATGATATTGTCAAAGCGGGTAAAGTACGTTATTTGGGAATTTCTAGTGTCTTTGCATGGCAACTGTCAAAAGCCCTGTACACAGCAGATATTCACGGCTGGACTCGTTTTGTCTCCATTCAAAATCATTACAATCTAATTTATCGAGAAGAGGAAAGAGAGGTAATACCTTTAGCAATCGATCAAGGAATTGGGATTATTCCTTGGAGTCCTTTGGCGCGAGGATTTTTAGCCGGAAATCGCAGTAAATCAGACTATGGGCAAACACTACGTGCCAAAACTGATGAATTCGCTCATAATCTTTACTATCAAGATTCAGATTTCCAAGTAGTAGATCGCGTAGTTGAATTAGCAGAAAAACGCGGTGTTAAACCTACACAAATTGCCCTAGCTTGGCTAT from Aulosira sp. FACHB-615 carries:
- a CDS encoding DUF433 domain-containing protein, coding for MVAASKQEPKIIRTERGLTIAGTRITLYDVMDYLKAQYPPKLIREKLGLNDEQINSALAYIETHQTEVEAEYQECLQTAVEIRQYWEERNREHFAKISAMPPKSDQEALRAKLQAWKARIEKEITTIPQAL
- a CDS encoding aldo/keto reductase yields the protein MTKYVNLGKTGLKVSRITLGTMTYGSRKLREWVLEEEESRPFIKLALDLGINFFDTADVYSLGASEEIVGRALKDFAQRDQVVIATKVHGKVGDGPNDRGLSRKHIFDSIDASLRRLQTDYVDLYQIHRWDYETPIEETLEALHDIVKAGKVRYLGISSVFAWQLSKALYTADIHGWTRFVSIQNHYNLIYREEEREVIPLAIDQGIGIIPWSPLARGFLAGNRSKSDYGQTLRAKTDEFAHNLYYQDSDFQVVDRVVELAEKRGVKPTQIALAWLLHQPGVTSPIIGASKIEHLKEAVEAVDLELSDEERKLLEEPYTPHPVLGHQYPSGNRP